The following are from one region of the Lacinutrix sp. Bg11-31 genome:
- a CDS encoding lipopolysaccharide assembly protein LapB, with product MKTKVFIYTLLFALILSCGKAANYSPGFIKDTTGRYLFNTNEVIEVYFENNELFLKWRGAEKIEPIYLDKNTYFVKEMNKKIQFLKHPETEVFYISEISEDEKAEITYNYKKLPDSVLVPSTYLKNKEYDKALEGYLAIQKEDSTSAFLNQYDFNRLGYKFLNDKNYTDAIEVFKLNSALHPTSDNVYDSLAEAYAKSGDTLQALENYKMALKYNTGNRRAKSFIAAYNNK from the coding sequence ATGAAAACCAAAGTCTTTATTTACACTTTACTATTTGCGCTAATATTATCTTGTGGCAAAGCAGCAAATTATTCGCCAGGATTTATTAAAGACACTACTGGACGCTATTTGTTTAATACAAATGAAGTAATAGAGGTTTATTTTGAAAATAACGAACTCTTTTTAAAATGGAGAGGAGCAGAAAAAATAGAACCTATATATTTAGATAAAAACACCTATTTTGTAAAGGAAATGAATAAGAAAATTCAATTCTTGAAGCATCCTGAAACCGAAGTGTTTTATATTTCTGAGATTTCCGAAGATGAAAAAGCAGAAATAACTTATAATTATAAAAAATTACCAGACTCTGTTCTAGTACCAAGTACCTATTTAAAAAATAAAGAATACGATAAAGCATTGGAAGGCTATTTAGCCATCCAAAAAGAAGATTCTACAAGTGCTTTTTTAAATCAATATGATTTTAATAGGCTTGGTTATAAATTTCTCAATGATAAAAACTATACAGATGCTATCGAAGTTTTTAAATTAAATTCAGCATTACATCCAACAAGTGACAATGTTTACGATAGTTTAGCCGAAGCTTATGCTAAAAGTGGAGATACTTTACAGGCTTTAGAAAACTATAAAATGGCCTTGAAATATAATACAGGAAATAGACGTGCTAAAAGTTTTATTGCTGCTTATAATAACAAGTAA
- a CDS encoding peptidylprolyl isomerase — protein sequence MQDGLYAKFNTNKGTILVNLEFKKTPGTVGNFVALAEGNMENTAKPQGTPYYDGLKFHRVIADFMVQGGCPQGAGTGNPGYKFDDEFHPDLKHSGPGILSMANSGPGTNGSQFFITHIATDWLDGNHTVFGNVIEGQDIVDAIAQGDSIETMEIVRVGNSAEKFNAIEAFRTFEGSREKRAAAERAEKVAELDKYSAGFDQTESGLRYQILQKGTGVQAEKGKTVSVHYKGSLTDGTVFDSSYKRNEPIDFALGMGQVIAGWDEGVSLLKVGDKARFVIPSDLGYGSRGAGGAIPPDATLIFDVELMAVK from the coding sequence ATGCAAGACGGTTTATACGCAAAATTTAACACGAATAAAGGTACTATTTTAGTAAATCTAGAATTTAAAAAAACTCCTGGTACAGTAGGTAATTTTGTTGCTTTAGCAGAAGGAAATATGGAGAACACGGCTAAGCCTCAAGGAACTCCTTATTATGATGGTTTAAAATTTCATAGAGTAATTGCAGATTTTATGGTTCAAGGTGGTTGTCCACAAGGCGCTGGAACTGGAAATCCTGGTTATAAATTTGACGATGAGTTTCATCCAGATTTAAAACATAGTGGACCTGGAATATTGTCTATGGCAAATTCTGGACCTGGAACTAACGGAAGTCAGTTTTTTATAACTCACATTGCTACAGATTGGTTAGATGGTAATCATACTGTATTTGGTAATGTAATAGAAGGACAAGATATTGTTGATGCTATTGCTCAAGGAGATTCTATTGAAACTATGGAAATTGTAAGAGTAGGTAATTCCGCAGAAAAATTTAATGCTATCGAAGCTTTTAGAACATTTGAAGGTTCTCGCGAAAAAAGAGCAGCAGCAGAAAGAGCAGAAAAAGTAGCAGAATTAGATAAGTACTCAGCAGGTTTCGACCAAACAGAAAGCGGATTACGTTACCAAATTCTTCAAAAAGGAACAGGTGTTCAAGCAGAAAAAGGAAAAACAGTTTCTGTACATTATAAAGGAAGTTTAACAGATGGTACTGTTTTCGATTCTTCTTACAAACGTAACGAGCCAATTGACTTTGCTCTAGGAATGGGACAAGTAATTGCTGGTTGGGACGAAGGTGTTAGCTTACTTAAAGTAGGAGATAAAGCACGTTTTGTTATACCAAGTGATTTAGGATATGGATCTAGAGGAGCAGGAGGAGCAATACCACCAGATGCAACTTTAATTTTCGATGTAGAATTAATGGCAGTAAAATAA
- a CDS encoding ATP-dependent DNA helicase RecQ — MKSQIRAALKKYFGFSEFKGLQETVIESILSQNNTFVIMPTGGGKSLCYQLPALMQEGTAIVVSPLIALMKNQVDAIRGISDQHGVAHVLNSSLNKTEIKQVKEDITNGITKLLYVAPESLTKEENVEFLRTVKISFMAVDEAHCISEWGHDFRPEYRNLRTIIQRIGDNIPIIGLTATATPKVQEDILKNLGMPDATTFKASFNRPNLYYEIRPKTKTVDSDIIRFVKQNEGKTGIIYCLSRKRVTELAQVLQVNGIKALPYHAGLDAKTRAKHQDMFLMEDVDVIVATIAFGMGIDKPDVRFVIHHDIPKSIESYYQETGRAGRDGGEGHCLAYYAYKDIEKLEKFMSGKPVAEQEIGHALLQEVVAYCETSISRRKFILHYFGEEFSNETGGGGDMDDNMRHPKKQNEAKDDAVILLEVVQATNETYKSKDLVCVIVGTSNAMISSHKTDAQPYFGNGKHRDNKYWMALLRQVLVAGYLKKDIETYGVVKLTDAGKAFIKKPSSFMMTEDHTFDEAHNNNIVTAAKGGGAVVDVALMKMLKDLRKSNAKKLGVPPFVIFQDPSLEDMALKYPITVAELSNVHGVGEGKAKKYGKDFVALIGKYVEENDIMRPDDFIVKSTGTNSGLKLYIIQNVDRKLPLTDISSAKGMQMNDFIKEMEAIVFSGTKLNINYWIDDLLDEDQQEELYDYFMESETDKIDVAIDEFDGDYDDEELRLYRIKFISEVAN; from the coding sequence GTGAAAAGTCAAATACGTGCTGCCCTAAAAAAGTATTTCGGTTTTAGTGAATTCAAAGGATTACAAGAAACCGTTATCGAAAGTATTTTATCTCAAAATAACACATTCGTTATTATGCCTACTGGAGGCGGAAAATCCTTATGCTACCAACTTCCTGCGCTTATGCAAGAAGGAACAGCTATTGTAGTTTCTCCTTTAATTGCCTTAATGAAAAATCAAGTAGATGCCATTCGTGGTATTTCAGATCAACATGGTGTTGCGCATGTTTTAAATTCGTCTTTAAATAAAACGGAAATAAAACAAGTAAAAGAAGATATTACTAATGGAATAACCAAGTTACTTTATGTAGCACCAGAATCGCTAACAAAAGAAGAGAACGTAGAATTTTTGCGTACTGTAAAAATTTCTTTTATGGCTGTAGATGAAGCCCATTGTATTAGTGAATGGGGACACGACTTTAGACCAGAGTACAGGAATTTACGTACTATAATTCAACGTATTGGTGACAATATTCCAATTATTGGTCTTACTGCTACTGCAACTCCAAAAGTTCAAGAAGATATACTTAAGAATTTAGGAATGCCAGATGCTACAACTTTTAAAGCATCATTTAATAGGCCTAATTTATATTACGAAATCCGTCCGAAGACAAAAACCGTAGATTCAGATATTATTCGTTTTGTAAAGCAAAACGAAGGAAAAACTGGGATTATATACTGTTTAAGTAGAAAACGTGTTACAGAGTTAGCTCAAGTTTTACAAGTTAATGGTATTAAAGCATTGCCTTATCACGCAGGATTAGATGCAAAAACAAGAGCAAAACATCAAGATATGTTCTTAATGGAAGATGTAGACGTTATTGTTGCTACCATTGCTTTTGGAATGGGAATCGATAAACCAGATGTACGTTTTGTAATCCATCACGATATTCCAAAAAGTATAGAAAGTTACTACCAAGAAACTGGACGTGCTGGACGAGATGGTGGAGAAGGCCATTGTTTAGCTTATTATGCATATAAGGACATAGAAAAACTTGAAAAATTTATGTCTGGAAAACCAGTTGCCGAGCAGGAAATTGGTCATGCATTATTACAAGAGGTTGTTGCCTATTGTGAAACATCTATTTCTAGACGAAAATTTATTCTTCATTATTTTGGTGAAGAATTTAGTAACGAAACTGGAGGTGGTGGAGACATGGATGATAATATGCGCCATCCTAAAAAACAAAATGAAGCAAAAGACGATGCTGTTATACTTCTAGAAGTAGTGCAAGCTACAAACGAAACTTATAAATCTAAAGATTTGGTATGTGTGATTGTTGGTACTTCTAACGCAATGATTAGTTCACATAAAACAGATGCTCAGCCTTATTTTGGTAACGGAAAACATAGAGATAATAAGTATTGGATGGCACTGCTACGTCAAGTATTAGTAGCAGGTTATCTAAAAAAAGATATAGAAACTTATGGTGTTGTTAAATTAACAGACGCAGGAAAAGCTTTTATTAAAAAGCCTTCTTCGTTTATGATGACAGAAGACCATACTTTCGACGAGGCTCATAACAATAATATTGTTACAGCTGCCAAAGGTGGAGGAGCAGTAGTAGATGTGGCATTAATGAAAATGCTAAAAGATTTAAGGAAATCGAATGCAAAAAAACTTGGAGTTCCTCCTTTTGTTATTTTTCAAGATCCTTCTTTAGAAGACATGGCTTTAAAGTATCCAATTACTGTTGCCGAACTCTCAAACGTTCATGGTGTTGGAGAAGGAAAAGCTAAAAAGTATGGTAAAGATTTTGTTGCTTTAATAGGTAAGTACGTTGAAGAAAACGATATCATGAGACCAGACGATTTTATTGTTAAATCTACTGGTACTAATTCTGGTTTAAAATTATATATTATCCAGAATGTGGATAGAAAATTACCATTAACAGATATTTCGTCTGCTAAAGGTATGCAAATGAATGATTTTATTAAAGAAATGGAAGCCATTGTCTTTTCTGGAACCAAGCTTAATATTAATTATTGGATTGACGATTTATTAGATGAAGATCAACAAGAGGAACTGTATGACTATTTTATGGAATCTGAAACCGATAAAATAGACGTTGCTATAGATGAGTTTGATGGCGATTATGATGACGAAGAATTACGTCTCTACCGTATTAAATTTATTAGCGAGGTGGCAAATTAA
- a CDS encoding YfiT family bacillithiol transferase, whose product MTNQELENLKYPIGKFHCPVEITESHIQEWISVLEQFPNRLETLVANLNNKQLDTLYRPEGWTVRQVVHHISDSHHNSYTRFKWAMTEDNPVIKAYNENTWAQQHDYKEPLENSLLHIKVIHAKLVHFVKGLSFQDLKRTFIHPDGNEVVALNENLGVYAWHSNHHYAHIERLMKRENW is encoded by the coding sequence ATGACAAACCAAGAACTTGAAAACTTAAAATATCCAATAGGAAAGTTTCATTGTCCTGTAGAGATTACCGAATCTCATATTCAAGAATGGATTTCTGTTTTAGAGCAGTTTCCAAACCGTTTAGAAACTCTAGTTGCCAACTTAAATAATAAACAACTCGATACGTTATATAGACCAGAAGGATGGACAGTTAGGCAAGTTGTACACCATATTAGCGATAGCCACCATAATAGTTACACACGTTTTAAGTGGGCAATGACGGAAGATAATCCTGTTATTAAGGCTTACAATGAAAATACTTGGGCACAACAACACGATTATAAAGAACCTTTAGAAAACTCACTATTACACATTAAAGTAATCCATGCTAAATTGGTACACTTTGTAAAAGGTCTTTCTTTTCAAGATTTAAAACGTACGTTTATTCATCCAGATGGTAATGAGGTTGTTGCTTTAAATGAAAACTTAGGTGTTTATGCTTGGCATTCTAATCATCATTATGCGCATATTGAGCGGTTGATGAAAAGAGAGAATTGGTAG